One genomic window of Desulfuromonas sp. AOP6 includes the following:
- the ttcA gene encoding tRNA 2-thiocytidine(32) synthetase TtcA, whose protein sequence is MSKASEKSLNLIYRNVGRAVGDYQMIEDGDKILVGISGGKDSWTLFHTLLRLQRRAPIRYELIPVTIHPGFGSFDCDPIAKEVARHGLSLHIETTQGAEIIEQHLRPGSSYCAFCARLRRGALYGVADRLQCNKVALGHHLDDAIETLLLNQFYSGTLAAMSAKMLADNGRHTVIRPLIYVEEKWIKEWASSVMRPLVGCGCPQEALDDQKRQKIKALLSQLQDDIPHIKQSLLNALRNVQPRHLLDGNLISGSGKKKT, encoded by the coding sequence ATGAGTAAAGCCAGTGAAAAGAGCTTAAACCTCATCTATCGGAATGTCGGCAGGGCAGTAGGCGACTATCAGATGATCGAGGATGGCGACAAAATTCTGGTTGGGATAAGCGGGGGGAAGGACTCCTGGACGCTGTTTCACACCCTGCTACGGTTGCAGCGACGTGCGCCGATCCGCTATGAACTGATCCCAGTTACAATCCATCCGGGCTTTGGATCGTTTGATTGTGACCCTATCGCCAAGGAAGTGGCACGCCACGGGCTGTCTCTTCACATTGAGACCACACAAGGGGCGGAAATTATCGAGCAGCACCTGCGTCCCGGAAGTTCCTACTGTGCCTTCTGCGCCCGTTTAAGGCGCGGCGCCCTCTATGGGGTGGCTGACAGACTACAATGCAACAAAGTGGCGCTGGGGCACCATTTGGATGACGCGATCGAAACCCTGCTACTCAATCAGTTCTACTCTGGCACCCTAGCCGCTATGAGTGCCAAAATGCTCGCCGACAATGGACGTCATACAGTCATCCGACCGCTAATCTATGTTGAAGAGAAATGGATTAAGGAATGGGCATCAAGCGTGATGCGTCCCCTGGTTGGGTGCGGTTGTCCGCAAGAGGCCCTTGACGACCAAAAGCGGCAAAAGATAAAGGCACTGCTCAGCCAGCTGCAGGACGACATTCCGCACATCAAACAAAGCCTGCTCAATGCCCTGCGCAACGTTCAGCCTCGCCACCTGCTGGATGGCAACCTCATCAGTGGTTCAGGAAAGAAAAAAACCTAG
- a CDS encoding site-specific integrase produces MKRYKWNKKTFFAIVDKFSCPVDPYASVYLNTLTHFRLSTQSRYGGELLFALKYFNSKGIDLTERAVSGKLLTMSEYTSYYEHSAKNAGHSSNEKVVPLFANSEDKSLRNILASNTFLISKVSNGTHRGRIHRLRMYLNWLFEQFHDPISVRQNIEDQLNKLTMKMIADEQSLRSKEDQQTRHPEDDAIPPEIFCKMLEVIRPISPNNPFTERNRLRNYLIVSIFLDTGIRRGALAKLKCSDLRSDQSGSSLWIYPHHDDSSDPRHERPNQKTKSHLANLKPELMDTLLFYIEHVRNEVPGALNHDFIFVSESNSRGTQGQPLAAKSINDMFLTLSKVLNHRLHPHLLRHMWNDIFDDKADYQNSTSGWIEDARKYAMGWSANSTMTDTYNDRRTHKKVRQIMQKHQDMVDAN; encoded by the coding sequence TTGAAACGTTACAAGTGGAACAAGAAGACCTTTTTCGCGATCGTCGATAAGTTTTCTTGCCCAGTTGATCCCTACGCCTCGGTCTACCTGAATACCCTCACTCATTTCAGACTGAGCACACAGTCACGATACGGAGGGGAACTATTGTTTGCGCTCAAATACTTCAATTCAAAAGGCATTGACCTAACAGAGCGAGCGGTCTCTGGGAAGTTGCTCACCATGAGCGAGTACACCTCCTATTACGAGCACAGTGCAAAAAATGCTGGACACAGCAGTAATGAGAAGGTCGTTCCACTGTTTGCTAATTCCGAAGACAAATCACTCCGAAACATTCTAGCGTCGAACACATTTCTAATTTCAAAAGTCTCCAATGGCACCCATCGGGGCCGTATCCATCGCCTTCGAATGTACCTGAACTGGTTGTTTGAACAGTTCCACGACCCGATTTCCGTTCGCCAGAACATTGAAGATCAACTCAACAAGCTAACAATGAAGATGATTGCCGATGAGCAGTCCCTAAGATCTAAGGAGGATCAACAAACACGCCACCCAGAGGATGACGCAATACCGCCGGAAATTTTTTGCAAGATGCTTGAGGTTATTCGTCCGATTTCCCCGAACAACCCATTCACCGAGCGCAACCGCCTGCGGAATTATTTAATCGTAAGCATTTTTCTCGACACGGGGATTCGGCGAGGCGCTCTGGCAAAACTAAAGTGTTCTGATCTGCGCTCTGACCAGTCTGGTTCGTCTCTTTGGATTTACCCGCACCATGACGACTCTTCGGATCCAAGACACGAAAGACCAAACCAGAAGACCAAGTCTCATCTCGCGAACCTAAAACCAGAGCTCATGGATACGTTGCTTTTCTATATCGAGCATGTCCGGAATGAGGTACCTGGAGCACTTAATCACGACTTCATATTTGTCAGTGAAAGCAATTCCAGGGGAACGCAGGGGCAGCCGCTTGCCGCGAAATCAATCAATGACATGTTCCTCACGCTTTCGAAAGTGCTGAATCATCGATTACACCCGCACCTCCTTCGACACATGTGGAACGACATATTCGATGACAAAGCCGATTATCAGAATTCCACATCAGGCTGGATTGAAGATGCCAGAAAGTATGCGATGGGCTGGTCGGCAAATTCAACGATGACGGACACCTATAACGATCGAAGAACGCACAAAAAAGTGCGCCAGATCATGCAGAAACATCAAGATATGGTGGATGCAAACTAA
- a CDS encoding cysteine desulfurase family protein produces the protein MNNSEILYFDYQATTPVADEILNEMLPYFSDSFANPHSADHVLGYKSSAAIEKAAQQIANFIGADSDEIIFTSGATESNNLALLGLAKGSALKGSSRKRILMSEIEHKSVLSVGPVLEQQYGFTVETIPVDRNGYIVATEMERLLEEDVLLVSIMAVNNEIGTIQNIDTLSKIIRPHKAVFHCDASQAPMGINMNNFVKHVDMLSLSGHKMYGPKGIGALYICRDLQDQIEPLIYGGNQQNGLRPGTLPTPLCVGLGAAAEYLGSPQAALKRDNLRSRRDRFVAMLLALPWSAKLYGADCQKRHPGNISIGFKGVNGQDILGVLQPYLAASSGSACTSGIPEPSHVLRAIGLNKEEADSAVRLSLGFETSDQQIDEAIKLIDMALRKLSESSSFSM, from the coding sequence ATGAATAATTCCGAAATTTTATATTTTGATTATCAAGCTACAACACCGGTAGCTGATGAAATTTTAAATGAAATGCTGCCATATTTCAGCGATTCTTTTGCCAATCCACATTCCGCAGATCATGTGCTTGGCTATAAATCTTCTGCCGCTATAGAAAAAGCAGCACAGCAAATCGCCAATTTCATTGGTGCAGATAGCGACGAAATTATTTTTACATCTGGGGCAACAGAATCGAATAATCTTGCACTTTTGGGCCTGGCGAAAGGTTCCGCTCTCAAAGGCTCGTCCCGAAAACGAATTCTTATGAGCGAGATAGAGCACAAATCTGTGCTATCAGTTGGACCTGTTTTGGAACAACAATATGGTTTTACTGTAGAAACTATCCCTGTTGACAGAAACGGATATATTGTTGCTACAGAAATGGAAAGGCTACTCGAAGAGGACGTTCTTCTTGTTTCAATTATGGCCGTCAACAATGAAATCGGCACTATACAGAATATCGATACCCTATCTAAGATTATTAGACCCCATAAAGCTGTATTTCACTGCGATGCTTCGCAAGCGCCGATGGGGATTAATATGAATAATTTTGTAAAACATGTGGATATGCTTAGCCTGTCTGGGCACAAGATGTACGGTCCCAAAGGGATTGGCGCTTTATATATCTGCCGAGATCTACAAGATCAAATCGAACCGTTGATTTACGGCGGCAACCAACAAAATGGGCTTCGACCTGGCACATTGCCTACGCCATTATGTGTAGGTTTGGGCGCTGCTGCTGAATATCTCGGCTCGCCTCAAGCAGCCTTAAAGCGCGATAACTTACGTAGTCGCAGGGACAGATTTGTCGCTATGCTCTTAGCCCTACCATGGTCAGCCAAACTCTATGGAGCTGATTGTCAAAAGCGTCATCCTGGGAATATATCTATCGGCTTCAAGGGAGTTAACGGGCAAGATATCCTGGGAGTATTGCAGCCATATTTAGCAGCCTCTAGCGGCTCGGCATGTACGTCGGGAATTCCAGAGCCTTCCCACGTGCTAAGAGCTATTGGATTGAATAAGGAGGAGGCAGATTCTGCAGTTCGATTGAGCCTCGGTTTTGAGACCTCTGATCAACAAATCGATGAAGCCATCAAGCTCATTGATATGGCATTGAGGAAGCTGTCCGAATCTTCCTCTTTTTCTATGTAG
- a CDS encoding helix-turn-helix transcriptional regulator, with translation MSVASLEIAFGTVLKGKRAEAKLSQEALALQCGLDRTYISLLERGLRQPSLRTLFLICEALRIRPSTLVSEVEKAVIACR, from the coding sequence ATGAGTGTTGCATCCTTGGAAATAGCTTTTGGGACTGTGCTAAAAGGGAAGAGAGCGGAAGCAAAACTCTCCCAAGAGGCTTTAGCCCTTCAGTGCGGTTTAGATAGGACGTACATTTCTCTGTTGGAGAGAGGGTTACGCCAGCCCAGCTTGAGGACTCTTTTTCTTATTTGTGAAGCTCTTCGTATCCGACCCTCAACCCTTGTTTCTGAAGTGGAAAAGGCTGTCATAGCTTGCCGTTGA
- a CDS encoding FAD-dependent oxidoreductase, protein MAAQIIGFDEKKQRISTQKLLQQIYASLEKGETEFEILSSGHHNIGGPLWTADGAPLRFKVKNPGQRVGSFGLDGTEIIVEGSAPADAGWLNAGATLVIKGDGGDTTAHCAASGKIYVAGRVGTRSGSLMKHDPAYEPPEFWVLKNTGSFSFEFMGGGLGIVCGIDCEEMDSVLGDRACMGMVGGTIYVRGPVRGLSDDVWLLDLDEADQAFLKDGLPVFLEKVDRLHRLETLTDFSSWHKIVAKTYEERQVHHRITMREFRQQKWVEGGIFGDVLKDDYQHVAGLVNSGEDRLKTPRWQDKKYGAPCQTSCPSSIPTQERIKLLRQGKVKEALELVLHYSPFPASVCGEVCPNLCMDACTRQFLDRPVAMKELGRLSLEAESPRPQAESGKSVAIIGGGPGGLSAAWQLRLAGHQVTIYEADQEVGGKLRQAIPSSRLPENSLKTEIARVKDLGITIHTNMRVDANKFEEIRNSSDAVVIASGAHNAVIIPFPGHDRLVKGLDFLKKINAGHRPDVGDKVVVIGAGNAGMDVCLGAYAMGAKKVTAIDIQRPSAYKHEIDGVKALGGEIRWPVFTEKVDSKGLWTKHGELIEADTVIIAIGERPDLSYIPRDWLTDRGMMDVDACGQAVTAPGVFAIGDTIKPGLLTHAIGQGADIAGMINDYLAGKELVPVRKPVVIPQSCLSKELFRPQNRGRLCVTDAKAETGRCLSCGTCRDCSMCLEACPEGAIRRLDKDDGTFEYVSDDHYCIGCGICSGICPCGIWAMEQVV, encoded by the coding sequence ATGGCGGCCCAAATTATCGGTTTCGACGAAAAAAAGCAGCGCATTTCCACCCAGAAACTGCTCCAGCAGATCTATGCCTCCCTGGAAAAGGGCGAGACGGAGTTCGAAATCCTCTCCTCCGGGCATCACAATATTGGTGGCCCCTTGTGGACTGCCGACGGCGCGCCCCTGCGGTTCAAGGTGAAAAACCCCGGTCAGCGCGTCGGCTCTTTCGGTCTCGACGGCACCGAGATCATCGTGGAAGGCTCTGCCCCCGCCGATGCCGGCTGGCTTAATGCCGGCGCCACCCTGGTTATCAAGGGGGACGGCGGCGACACCACGGCCCACTGTGCGGCCAGCGGTAAAATCTATGTGGCCGGCCGCGTCGGTACGCGTTCCGGTTCGCTCATGAAGCACGACCCGGCCTACGAGCCCCCTGAATTCTGGGTTCTGAAAAACACCGGCAGTTTTTCTTTCGAGTTCATGGGAGGCGGCCTCGGCATCGTCTGCGGCATCGACTGTGAAGAAATGGACTCGGTCCTGGGCGATCGGGCCTGCATGGGCATGGTCGGCGGTACCATCTATGTGCGCGGACCCGTCCGTGGCCTTTCCGATGACGTCTGGTTGCTCGACCTCGACGAGGCAGACCAAGCCTTCCTGAAAGACGGCCTGCCCGTCTTCCTTGAAAAAGTCGACCGCCTCCATCGCCTCGAAACCCTGACCGACTTTTCTTCCTGGCACAAGATTGTCGCCAAGACCTATGAAGAGCGACAGGTACACCACCGCATCACCATGCGGGAGTTCCGTCAGCAAAAATGGGTGGAAGGCGGCATCTTCGGTGATGTCCTTAAAGACGACTACCAGCACGTCGCCGGCCTGGTCAACAGCGGCGAAGACCGTCTCAAAACCCCCCGGTGGCAGGACAAAAAATACGGCGCCCCCTGTCAGACGTCCTGCCCTTCATCCATCCCCACCCAGGAGCGCATTAAGCTGCTGCGGCAGGGCAAGGTAAAAGAAGCTCTTGAGCTGGTCCTGCATTATTCGCCTTTTCCGGCCAGCGTATGTGGAGAGGTCTGTCCCAATCTGTGCATGGATGCCTGCACACGCCAATTCCTTGATCGCCCCGTCGCCATGAAAGAGCTCGGTCGCCTGTCGCTGGAGGCCGAGTCTCCTCGCCCACAAGCGGAGAGTGGTAAATCCGTCGCCATTATCGGCGGTGGCCCGGGAGGGCTCTCCGCCGCCTGGCAGTTACGCCTGGCCGGTCACCAGGTCACGATTTACGAAGCCGACCAGGAGGTCGGCGGCAAGCTGCGACAGGCCATACCCTCGTCACGTCTACCGGAAAACTCTTTGAAAACAGAAATCGCGCGGGTCAAAGACCTGGGGATCACCATCCACACCAACATGCGGGTAGACGCGAATAAATTTGAGGAGATCCGCAACAGCAGTGACGCCGTGGTCATCGCCAGCGGTGCCCACAATGCGGTCATTATCCCTTTCCCGGGCCACGACCGCCTCGTCAAGGGGCTGGACTTCCTCAAGAAGATCAACGCCGGCCATCGTCCGGACGTCGGCGACAAGGTCGTGGTTATCGGCGCCGGCAACGCCGGCATGGACGTCTGCCTTGGTGCCTACGCCATGGGCGCCAAAAAAGTTACCGCCATCGACATCCAGCGCCCGTCCGCCTATAAACACGAAATCGATGGGGTCAAAGCCCTTGGCGGGGAAATCCGTTGGCCCGTTTTCACCGAGAAAGTGGACTCCAAAGGGTTGTGGACCAAACACGGCGAACTGATCGAGGCCGATACGGTCATCATCGCCATCGGTGAGCGCCCTGACCTCTCCTATATCCCCCGCGATTGGCTTACCGATCGCGGCATGATGGATGTGGACGCCTGCGGACAAGCGGTCACAGCCCCAGGGGTTTTCGCCATCGGCGACACCATCAAGCCGGGCCTTTTGACTCACGCCATCGGCCAGGGGGCTGATATCGCCGGAATGATCAACGACTACTTGGCCGGAAAAGAACTGGTTCCCGTTAGGAAACCGGTGGTGATTCCCCAGAGCTGCCTGTCCAAGGAGCTCTTCCGGCCACAGAACCGCGGTCGCTTATGTGTCACCGACGCCAAGGCCGAAACCGGCCGTTGTCTCTCCTGCGGCACCTGCCGTGACTGCTCCATGTGTCTGGAAGCTTGCCCTGAGGGCGCCATAAGGCGGCTGGACAAGGATGACGGCACCTTCGAATATGTATCGGACGACCACTACTGCATCGGCTGTGGCATCTGCTCCGGCATCTGCCCCTGCGGCATCTGGGCCATGGAACAGGTTGTCTAA
- a CDS encoding EAL domain-containing protein, translated as MTTNSPLRKPLILVVDDAAVMREFCRQVLTQAGFDVALAEGGGEALDLFALLKPDLVLLDVVMPGMDGFALCSELRLRPHGADIPIIMVTGLDDPESIQKAFEIGATDFITKPINETVLANRARYVLRANKAFYELAENKTRLATAQRIARLGYWELSPEENLFRLSAEASCLLGLGLSSMQLNYGDFFSHIHPEDLARVKDVFRSSLTARTPFSLHYKAILPQGHERIIFSQGEFSHDAEKDSPPLVGIIQDVSAFKQAEEQIRMLAFYDSLTGLANRLLFKDRCEQALSYAARHDRLAALLYLDLDRFKRINDTFGHSIGDLLLQEVARRLNHCLRRTDTASFIGTASLDSCVSRLGGDEFSILLGDLGSSRDVAKIARRIISAVSQPLHLEGFELCVTTSVGISLFPTDGDTVDALLKNADTAMYYAKDQGRDNFQFYQESMNASALERLGLERDIRKALERDEFQLYFQPQLSSDTGEVVGAEALIRWNHPERGLIYPDEFIHIAEDSGLIIAINEWVLRAACKQSKSWAEAGYGRIRIAVNLSGKNTTILQIAETVTRALRESCLDSHRLELEITESTIMQKEEETTAALHMLKDMGMQIAIDDFGTGYSSLSYLKNFPIDTLKIDRSFITDLSPGNKNAAIIKSIITMAHSLDLNVVAEGVENKDQLAFLRKLGCNEIQGFLFSGAVPADIFVGLLKRDHAW; from the coding sequence ATGACCACCAACTCGCCATTACGAAAGCCCCTGATCCTTGTGGTCGATGATGCGGCGGTCATGCGGGAATTCTGTCGTCAGGTTTTGACGCAGGCCGGCTTTGATGTAGCCTTGGCGGAAGGGGGAGGGGAGGCTCTCGATCTCTTTGCTCTTCTCAAGCCCGATCTCGTCCTTCTCGACGTCGTCATGCCGGGCATGGATGGCTTTGCCCTCTGCAGCGAGCTGCGACTGCGTCCTCACGGCGCCGACATCCCCATCATCATGGTAACAGGCCTGGATGATCCCGAGTCGATTCAAAAGGCATTTGAAATCGGCGCCACCGATTTCATCACCAAACCCATCAATGAAACCGTGCTGGCCAATCGCGCCCGCTACGTTCTGCGGGCCAACAAGGCCTTTTATGAACTCGCCGAGAACAAGACACGATTGGCTACCGCACAGCGCATCGCCCGCCTGGGATATTGGGAACTTTCTCCAGAGGAGAACCTCTTTCGGTTGTCAGCCGAGGCCAGCTGCCTGCTGGGACTTGGACTGTCTTCGATGCAGCTCAACTATGGCGACTTTTTCAGTCATATCCACCCAGAAGATCTGGCTCGGGTCAAGGATGTCTTCCGATCCTCGCTGACGGCTCGCACCCCGTTCAGCCTTCACTACAAGGCCATTCTGCCCCAGGGACACGAGCGTATCATTTTTAGTCAGGGCGAGTTTTCCCACGATGCGGAAAAAGACAGCCCGCCCCTGGTTGGCATTATTCAGGATGTCTCCGCCTTCAAACAGGCGGAAGAGCAGATTCGCATGCTGGCCTTTTACGACAGCCTGACCGGCCTCGCTAACCGTCTACTATTCAAGGACCGCTGCGAACAGGCGCTCTCCTATGCTGCGCGGCATGATCGCCTGGCGGCGCTGCTCTACCTGGACCTCGACCGATTCAAACGCATCAATGACACTTTCGGCCATTCCATCGGCGATCTCCTTCTACAGGAAGTGGCCAGACGCCTCAACCACTGTCTACGCCGCACAGACACTGCCTCATTTATTGGCACTGCCAGCCTGGACTCCTGTGTTTCGCGCCTGGGGGGCGATGAGTTTTCCATCCTGCTTGGCGATTTGGGCAGTTCCCGCGATGTGGCAAAGATCGCCCGACGCATCATCAGCGCTGTCTCCCAACCCCTTCATCTTGAGGGCTTCGAATTGTGCGTCACGACCAGTGTCGGCATCAGCCTCTTCCCTACCGACGGCGATACCGTCGACGCTCTGCTCAAAAACGCCGACACAGCCATGTATTACGCCAAGGACCAAGGACGGGACAACTTTCAGTTTTATCAGGAATCGATGAACGCTTCGGCTCTTGAGCGTTTGGGTCTTGAGCGGGATATTCGCAAGGCCCTTGAAAGGGACGAGTTTCAACTCTATTTTCAACCCCAGTTGAGCAGCGATACCGGCGAAGTTGTCGGGGCCGAAGCGCTGATCCGCTGGAACCATCCAGAACGGGGTCTTATTTACCCCGATGAGTTCATTCATATTGCTGAAGACTCGGGCCTGATCATCGCCATCAACGAATGGGTGCTGCGGGCTGCCTGCAAGCAGAGCAAATCCTGGGCCGAGGCCGGCTATGGTCGCATTCGCATTGCCGTCAATCTCTCCGGCAAGAATACGACCATCCTGCAGATCGCCGAAACGGTGACCCGCGCTCTGCGGGAAAGCTGCCTTGACAGCCACCGCCTGGAGCTGGAAATCACCGAGAGTACGATCATGCAGAAGGAAGAGGAGACCACCGCCGCCCTGCACATGCTCAAAGACATGGGGATGCAGATTGCCATCGACGACTTCGGCACGGGCTATTCTTCCCTGAGCTATCTGAAAAATTTCCCTATCGACACGCTAAAAATCGACCGCTCCTTCATCACCGACCTCTCTCCCGGCAACAAGAACGCCGCCATCATTAAATCGATTATCACCATGGCCCACAGTCTCGACCTCAACGTGGTCGCCGAGGGCGTGGAAAACAAGGACCAGCTCGCTTTTCTGCGCAAACTGGGGTGCAACGAAATCCAGGGCTTCCTTTTTAGCGGCGCCGTTCCCGCCGACATTTTCGTGGGTCTGCTCAAGCGGGATCACGCCTGGTAG
- a CDS encoding DUF4007 family protein, producing MAHGPLYQQDYKPHFSGHETFPLRYGWLKKCYDRVSETEQESNNKLLCWGDDAIARFGVGKNMVSSMRHWAVVAGIIDEPSNTNMVKSTSLGQLLFGEHGVDPYLENQNSLWLIHWKLATQKKKTTWYWAFSYYSAVTFDRDKLIKRLQRDWPNVAQATIKNDVGCFIRTYAAQPSSSKSGRDDSLESPLTELGLIKPVSKRDEFRFVRGQKTTLGEGAFVYALLEFWREFSPASSTLSFEAIAYEPGSPGRVFLLDENDVADRLSDIANVTNNALRWSETAGLKQVVRSSNFDFSNALEFALEDYKRSSDRESS from the coding sequence ATGGCACATGGACCACTTTACCAACAAGACTACAAACCTCACTTTTCAGGTCATGAGACCTTTCCATTAAGGTATGGATGGCTAAAAAAATGCTATGACCGTGTATCTGAAACTGAGCAAGAATCGAATAACAAGCTCCTGTGTTGGGGGGATGACGCCATTGCTCGTTTTGGTGTGGGTAAAAACATGGTGTCATCTATGCGTCATTGGGCGGTGGTTGCGGGCATCATTGACGAGCCCTCAAACACTAACATGGTGAAGTCAACATCGCTCGGACAACTGCTATTCGGAGAGCATGGTGTTGATCCTTATTTAGAGAATCAAAATTCGCTATGGCTAATCCATTGGAAGCTAGCAACGCAAAAGAAAAAAACCACATGGTATTGGGCTTTTAGCTACTACTCCGCAGTTACATTTGATCGGGATAAGCTGATTAAGAGATTACAGCGTGATTGGCCTAATGTCGCACAGGCGACAATTAAAAACGACGTCGGGTGTTTTATTCGTACATACGCCGCACAACCATCATCTTCAAAATCCGGACGAGATGATTCCCTTGAATCTCCACTTACAGAACTTGGATTAATTAAGCCGGTGTCGAAGCGTGATGAGTTCCGATTTGTTCGCGGCCAAAAAACAACGTTAGGAGAAGGGGCGTTTGTTTATGCCCTGCTTGAATTCTGGAGAGAATTTTCTCCAGCATCATCAACGCTTTCTTTTGAAGCGATCGCATATGAGCCAGGGTCACCGGGACGTGTTTTTTTGCTTGATGAAAACGATGTCGCCGACCGCCTATCTGACATTGCCAACGTCACCAACAATGCGCTTCGATGGTCGGAAACTGCTGGATTAAAACAAGTTGTTCGTAGCTCGAACTTTGATTTCAGCAATGCGCTTGAGTTTGCATTAGAGGACTATAAACGTTCAAGTGATAGGGAGTCATCATAG